DNA from Leucobacter aridicollis:
CGAGCGCAAGTCTGTGAGTGGCGAGTGCCTGCGGCCTAGAACCTGCCGCCGCCGCGCCTGCCGCCGCCGAGGCCGCCACCGCCGCCGATCGAGCCGCCACCGTTCCAGCCGCCGGTGAAGCCACCGTTCGAGCCGCTCCAGCCACCGCTCGAGCGTCCACCGCCACCGCCGCCGCTCAGGAGCCCGCCAAGGATCCCGCCGAGCACGGCGCCGCCGAAGCTCCCGTTCGAGCCGCCACCGCCGAAGCCGCCGCCGGAGCCGCCGCCCCACCCGGACACGTCGTTGACGGCGAGCTGGTAGGCGGCGCGGGCGTACTGCGTCGCCTGCTGCGCGGCCTGGTAGGACTTCATCGGGTCCTGCTGCGCGTACTGTTCTGCGAGCTGCAGCTGGCGCTTCGCCTCCGCGAGCCGCGTTCGCGCCTGCGAGCCGATCGCGCCGCGGCGCGTCTCGATGAACTGCTCAGCGGCGAGCACCTCGGAGCGTGCGGGGACCAGGGCCTCGTCGCGCGCGGCCTCGGCACGGCGGAGCCGCTCGGTGTTCTCCCTGGCGGTGCCGATCGCCGCGTCGATCTGCACGTTTGCGGCTGCGGCAGCGGCCAGCGCCGCGACAGGGTCGCCCTGTGTTCCCTGTGCGAGGAGCTGGCTGACACGCTCGGCGGCCTGTTGCAGGGCCTGCCGATCCGCATCGCCGGCGGAACCGATGAGCTGCGAGACCACCTGAAGATCCCCCTGCAGGTCAGCGGCCGCTTCCTCGAACTGCCGCGTGCTCTCCGCGAGCTCGCCAGCGAGCACGTCGGGCGATTGGGCGAGCGTCCGCGCCTGATCAAGCGCCGCCTCGCCGGCGCGGAGCGACACGGCGGCGGCGGACCGCTCGCCGGCCGCGAGCTCCGCCGTTGCCGAGGTGATGCACTCGCCAACGAACTGCAGCCTGGCGCCAGCCTCGGTGAGGTTTGCCTCGAGCTGACCGGCGATGGCCGGTGCGTAGCTCGCCGCGAGCGCGCTCGCACGCTCGCGGCCCGCACTCAGCGCCTGGTGGACGCCGGGAAGCTGCGTCTGAAGCTGTTCGAGCACTTCGGGTGCCCGCTCTTCGACCTCGCGCAGCCGCGAGAACGAGTCGGTGTGTGCGTCGAGCGACTCCTTCGCGCCCGTGCACCGCTCGATGATCTCGGTGAGCCAGGCGCGACGATCCTCATCGGAGTCCGGCTCGTTGTCGTCGAGCAGCTGTCGCCGCACGAACGCGGCCTGGAGCTGCTCCTTCGCGTCGGCGATAGCCGCAGCGAATGGCTGCGCCGCCTCCGCGCCGAACTGCGCCTCCGCGAAGCCGAGCTCCTGCTCGCTGCTGCGGACGTCATCGTCGACGCGCACGAGCAGCGCGCTCGCCTGCGATTCGAGCTCCTCGAGGGTCAGCGGAACCTCGCCCTCGGCGACCTGCCGCTCCCGCTTGCGCTTGCGGGAGATCGCGACTCCGGCCGCGACGCCACCAACGACGACAACGCCGCCGATCACCGCGACGGCGACGCCGGTGCCGTTCGACCCGGGGTTGAGCACCGCTTTGTCGATACCGGTGAGTGTTGCGCCGACGACGCCCTTCCAATCACTGCTCTTCAGCGCGGGGCGGACGTAGTCGTTGGACAGCGTGTCGTACTGGGCGTCGGTCATGAGCGCCTGCGGTGCGTTCAGGTCGTACAGTCGATCCTCAACCGCGACGCTGAGCAGCACGCCGTCGTCGCCAAGGAAGTTCTTCTGGGCCGTCGCGGCACCCCACTGCTCCGGGTCCGCCGGCGAGTCGAACGTGTCGACGTAGACGACGAAGAGCTGGACGCCGTGTTCGGTCGCGAACTCGCGAACCTCGTCCTCGAGCTTCGACACGCTCGACCCCAGCACGCCGTCGCTCGTGCCGTCGATGACGTACTTGCCGCCGAACGACGGCGGAGGTGTCGCCGAAGCGGCCGCCGGGGCGAAGAGCGCCAGCCCGGCCAGTGCCGCAAGGCCAAGCATCGTTGCGATTCGCTTCATTCACGATCCCCCGTCTGCAACGGCCGCGCGGCTACTCCAACGCGTGTCCGATACGCACAGTTTAGGAGTGCGGGGCACCCGGCGCTAGTGCCTTCTATGTGATTCGTATGAGTGCCGGATTTCGCTCCAGCGTTTAGCGAGACTCAACGCTGGTTTGCGCAATCGCGCTTGTTCGGCGTTTCCGGCGCAGCTGGAATAGTGAACATGAACTCGAGCACCCTCCCCGCCCGCGTGTCCGCCGGCCACCCCATGGTCCCCGTCGGCGCGATCACGCTCTCAACGTTCCTCGTCGTCACCTCGGAAATGATGCCCGTCGGGGTGTTGACGCCGATGGCGGAATCGCTCGGCGTGACTGCCGGCGGGGCGGGCGCAACGCTCACAGTCACGGGAGCGATCGCGGCAGTCGTGAGCACGTTCGCGCCTGCACTCGCTGGCCGCGTTGACCGGCGCACGATCCTCATCGCGTTCATGCTCGTGCTTGCGGTCGCCAATGCCCTGACGGCGGTCGCGCCGACCTACGCCGTGGTGATGCTCGGACGCGTGCTGCTCGGCGTCGCGATGGGGATGGTGTGGGGGCTCGCCGCCGGACTCGGTGGCCGCATCGCCCCACCGAGCCGCGCGGCGCTCGCGACAACGCTCATCTTCTCGGGCGTGTCCATTGCCTCCGTGCTCGGAGTGCCGCTCGGAACCTACGTGGGCGGTGTCCTCGGCTGGCGGTCGGCATTTTGGCTGCTCGCCGCGCTGAGCGTGGTTGCTGCGATCGGCCTGCGACTCGCGGTTCCCGCGCTGCCGGCCGATTCGGCCGCCGGCTTCCGCGGCATCTTCAGCGTGCTCCGCCTGCCGCACGTGGTCGCCGGGCTGGTGATCACCGCGCTGCTCGTCGTCGGGCACTTCACCGGCTACACCTTCATTCGACCCGTCCTCGAGTTTGGGGTCGGCGCTGCGGAGGGCGGGATCGCCGCTGCGCTGCTCGTGTTCGGAATTGCAGGGGTCGTGGGGAACTTTGCGGTCGGCGGAGTCGCTGCGTTGAGGCCGAAGCGCGCAGTCGTCGGCACCGCGACGGCGCTTGCTCTGGGCGTTGCAGGGGTCGGCGCACTCAGCGTTCTGGGCGCGGGCGGCTTCGGACACGGTACCGGCCAGGCCCCGGCCTCGATCACGTTCGTGGCGATCGCGATCTGGGGCCTCGGCTACGGTGGCGTCTCGGTCGCGACCCAACGCTGGATTGCGACGGCCGAACCGGGCCGAGTCGAGGCCTCGGCGGCGCTGTGGGCTGGTATGTTCAACGCGAGCATCGCCGTTGGCGCTGTGTTGGGAGGCGCCGCGTTCGACGGATTCGGCGCGGTCGGAACGCTCGCAGTCGCGCTCGGCATCGCGGCAACCGGGGTGCTCGTTGCGGCGCTCACCAGCCCCCGCGCGCTCACCAGCCCCCGCGCGCTGCGGTGATCTCCGCTTAACCGGACGTTGCGGCGTGGAGGCGGCGCAAGAACTCACCCAGCAGCGGGTGCGGCGACGCCGCAACGTTCGTCACCGCGGACAGGCTTGACTGCGGCACCCCTTCGACGAGCAGATAACGCAGGTCCGGCCTTGGGAGGTACGCGGCACTCGCCTCGCAGAGCAGCACGCCACCGGCCCCCGTTGCCGCGAGCGACAGCGCC
Protein-coding regions in this window:
- a CDS encoding MFS transporter, which translates into the protein MNSSTLPARVSAGHPMVPVGAITLSTFLVVTSEMMPVGVLTPMAESLGVTAGGAGATLTVTGAIAAVVSTFAPALAGRVDRRTILIAFMLVLAVANALTAVAPTYAVVMLGRVLLGVAMGMVWGLAAGLGGRIAPPSRAALATTLIFSGVSIASVLGVPLGTYVGGVLGWRSAFWLLAALSVVAAIGLRLAVPALPADSAAGFRGIFSVLRLPHVVAGLVITALLVVGHFTGYTFIRPVLEFGVGAAEGGIAAALLVFGIAGVVGNFAVGGVAALRPKRAVVGTATALALGVAGVGALSVLGAGGFGHGTGQAPASITFVAIAIWGLGYGGVSVATQRWIATAEPGRVEASAALWAGMFNASIAVGAVLGGAAFDGFGAVGTLAVALGIAATGVLVAALTSPRALTSPRALR
- a CDS encoding TPM domain-containing protein; the encoded protein is MKRIATMLGLAALAGLALFAPAAASATPPPSFGGKYVIDGTSDGVLGSSVSKLEDEVREFATEHGVQLFVVYVDTFDSPADPEQWGAATAQKNFLGDDGVLLSVAVEDRLYDLNAPQALMTDAQYDTLSNDYVRPALKSSDWKGVVGATLTGIDKAVLNPGSNGTGVAVAVIGGVVVVGGVAAGVAISRKRKRERQVAEGEVPLTLEELESQASALLVRVDDDVRSSEQELGFAEAQFGAEAAQPFAAAIADAKEQLQAAFVRRQLLDDNEPDSDEDRRAWLTEIIERCTGAKESLDAHTDSFSRLREVEERAPEVLEQLQTQLPGVHQALSAGRERASALAASYAPAIAGQLEANLTEAGARLQFVGECITSATAELAAGERSAAAVSLRAGEAALDQARTLAQSPDVLAGELAESTRQFEEAAADLQGDLQVVSQLIGSAGDADRQALQQAAERVSQLLAQGTQGDPVAALAAAAAANVQIDAAIGTARENTERLRRAEAARDEALVPARSEVLAAEQFIETRRGAIGSQARTRLAEAKRQLQLAEQYAQQDPMKSYQAAQQATQYARAAYQLAVNDVSGWGGGSGGGFGGGGSNGSFGGAVLGGILGGLLSGGGGGGRSSGGWSGSNGGFTGGWNGGGSIGGGGGLGGGRRGGGRF